The DNA window AGGATGATGTTTGGAGATTGGAGAAGATTGGAAAGGATGGTGCATTTCACAAGAAGCTAAACTCAAATGGAATATACACAGTTGAACATTTTCTTCAACTTCTTGTTAGAGATCAACAGAAGCTAAGAACTGTAAGTCTTATTATTCCTCTTTGTAACTTATATTAAGAATTTTGTTTctttaaaactaaaatttggttttcttcttctgaTATTTTCAGATTCTTGGCAGTAACATGTCAAATAAGATGTGGGAAAGTCTTGTTGAGCATGCGAAGACATGTGTTTTGAGTGGCAAACACTATATATATTACTCAAGCGATGCAAGAAGTGTTGGAGCAATATTCAATAACATATATGAGTTCACTGGTTTGATTGCTGATGATCAGTACATTTCAGCTGAAAACCTTTCTGAAAACCAGAGGGTTAGTATATTTTTAATGTTCCTTTAAGGATTAACAATGGAAGTTAAATATCCTAGCACCAGTTATCTTGAATTTTATTTGTCTGGTCTCTTTTGCCCATTCTGAAAGTGTTCGCTTTTCCTGACAAACAAATTCCCATCATCACTCTTGATTGGAATGTCTGCTACAGTGCCATACTTCTTTGGCATAGGCAGAGTACGTAAAAGCACCCAAGCAGTTCTACACTTATTGTGTTGAGGTGCTCGTTACCAATAAGCTCTGATGCttggaagcttttttttttcaagagcaCAACACCAAGATTTGAATGGTCATAATATAGTTAACCACTTCATTATATCCAAAAAAATATGCACCAGTTATTGAAATATATTCCTAGTACTGGTTGACCTGTAGATGCTTATTTTGGCCATTTGCACTATCTGAACAGAGAATGGTGATGATTAAATTGTCATAATtctatttcaagaaaaaaaactcaaagctTTTCTTAAGATATATATTGTTCACAATCGTGGTTTGTATCCATTATGCCACTTTGCCCACATTACATAATCAAAGTATAGTGAtctgaaaatatctcaaattgTTCCGTGCTACATTGAAATCTGAGTTTTCTCAGCTCTGTTACCCCTCTTATCACCTAAGTCACTGCCAGTCTGCCACTATAAGATGTCAACACTAAATTTTACTGATACTTGTGATTTGATACTTGTTTTGCGATGGCTGAAATACTTAACCTTTTGTCATTATCTCATTTTACTCAACTGCAGTTGTTTGCGGATACACTAGTGAAACAAGCATATGATGACTGGATCAACGTTGTCGAATATGATGGCAAGGAACTGTTGAGATTCAAGCAGAAAAAGAAATCTGTCACAACAAGAAGTGATACAGCAAAGGCTTCAACTAGCTACCCTTCTTCATATGGTTCGACACACTCACATAAACAATTGACAGGCGGACCTGTGAATATTGAGCAATCATCTATGAGCAGTATGAGTGAAGGTATATGAATTTCTtttcttcaccttttttttaGCCATTCTTCCTGGCCAGTGATTTTCTATCTATTAAACAAAAATATCTTCCCCTTCTTGTGGCCTGAACTGCATGCTTATGTTTCTATTATCTTTACAGGAATGCTCATTTGTGAATATTGTATCTTTTGGATTTCATTGATGTGTTTGATATACGTACAATTTTAATTCTACTTAGTCAAACAActaaaaacatttttaacatttttaatatttttaagaatAGCATATGATGTTGCATTTATAAGTTCAGTTAACGATTTTATTATTCACCTTTCTAAGTAATTCATAGTAACTTGCATATATAAACTATTTTGCTTGTTATTATGCAGATGGAACTAGAAACATGTCCAACGGGAGCCAAGCAGCAAGATATGCAGCCAATCCTCAGGACATCTCACAAAGTATCACCATGCCATATGACATGAGTTCATTGAGACCCGAAGAACAGTTCGCTGGTTCTTCGATCCAAACTCAAGCTTCAAGAAGCTCAAACATGCTAGCCTTGGGACCAACACAGCAGCAAAACTTTGAATTCTCAGCACTTGGTCAGTCCATGCAGCCTTCTCCCCTCAATCCTTTTGATGACTGGTCCCGGTTGCAGGAGAACCGTGGAGGCGTTGACGACTACTTGATGGAGGAGATACGGGTAAGGAGCCACGAGATACTAGAGAACGAAGAGGACATGCAACAAATGCTGCGCATCCTGAGCATGGGTGGATCATCAGCCAACATGAATCATGGAGATGGATTCTCCCCCTTCATGCCGTCTCCTGCACCAGCCTTCAACTACGAGGATGACCGGGCTCGCCCGTCTGGTAAGGCTGTTGTTGGGTGGCTTAAGATTAAGGCCGCTATGCGATGGGGCATCTTTGTGAGGAAGAAAGCTGCCGAGAGAAGAGCTCAGCTTGTCGAGCTGGAGGACTAGCCTAGCGGAGGTCGTCCGGAGTGTTCATCTTATGGACCATGAGGCCTGGCCAGTCTGGACAGATGGTAACACGCCTCTCTTGGCTGGTCTTGTACAATAGTACTGTTGATATTTATGTTTACTGATGAAAGAAATGGG is part of the Oryza glaberrima chromosome 4, OglaRS2, whole genome shotgun sequence genome and encodes:
- the LOC127771991 gene encoding calmodulin-binding protein 60 D-like; amino-acid sequence: MQRQGRHLERSGSKRALDAGGGGGDDDDRAPKRPRVPALASVIVEALKVDSLQKLCSSLEPILRRVVSEEVERALAKLGPAATPARIQGRSSPKRIEGPSGINLQLQFRSRLSLPLFTGGKVEGEQGAAIHVVLLDANTGRVVTSGPESFAKLDVLVLEGDFNKEQDEDWTEEEFENHIVKEREGKRPLLTGDLQVTLKEGVGTIGELIFTDNSSWIRSRKFRLGLRVSSGFCEGVRVKEAKTEAFTVKDHRGELYKKHYPPALKDDVWRLEKIGKDGAFHKKLNSNGIYTVEHFLQLLVRDQQKLRTILGSNMSNKMWESLVEHAKTCVLSGKHYIYYSSDARSVGAIFNNIYEFTGLIADDQYISAENLSENQRLFADTLVKQAYDDWINVVEYDGKELLRFKQKKKSVTTRSDTAKASTSYPSSYGSTHSHKQLTGGPVNIEQSSMSSMSEDGTRNMSNGSQAARYAANPQDISQSITMPYDMSSLRPEEQFAGSSIQTQASRSSNMLALGPTQQQNFEFSALGQSMQPSPLNPFDDWSRLQENRGGVDDYLMEEIRVRSHEILENEEDMQQMLRILSMGGSSANMNHGDGFSPFMPSPAPAFNYEDDRARPSGKAVVGWLKIKAAMRWGIFVRKKAAERRAQLVELED